Proteins from one Terriglobia bacterium genomic window:
- a CDS encoding metalloregulator ArsR/SmtB family transcription factor encodes MAPGPQDKLDPVWKALADPTRRSILDLLRDRPLTTTEIVDAFPHLTRFGVMKHLDALREAELVHTREEGRQRVNSLNVFPIRQIYERWVSPFQEVWSSHLLGIKELAEQGNTELGTSSKKKKKN; translated from the coding sequence ATCGCTCCAGGCCCCCAGGACAAGCTTGATCCAGTGTGGAAGGCATTAGCGGATCCTACGCGGCGATCGATTCTCGATCTGCTGCGCGACCGACCGCTCACCACCACTGAGATTGTGGACGCGTTCCCGCACCTCACCCGCTTTGGGGTAATGAAACATCTGGACGCGCTGCGTGAAGCCGAGCTTGTCCACACGCGGGAAGAGGGCCGTCAACGGGTGAACTCGCTGAACGTTTTTCCCATCCGCCAGATTTATGAGCGATGGGTGAGCCCCTTTCAGGAAGTATGGTCAAGCCACCTGCTGGGGATCAAGGAACTGGCAGAACAAGGAAACACTGAACTCGGGACTAGTTCAAAGAAGAAAAAGAAGAACTAG